The DNA window TCGCTGCCCGAGGCGGCAAAGCCCAGAACGGTGCGCAACAGGTCCGAGGCGCCGACCCCGCAATTGGCGCCGAAGGCCTGCGGCGGGCAGGGCAGCTTCTCGACCAGATCGGCCAGCCCGGCCGAGGTCACGCCCATCATCGTGCGTCCGGCGGTGTCGAAGCTCATGGTGCCGCACCAGGGCATTCCGGCCAGACGCGCGGCCTCGGCCGCGGCGCGGAATTCCTCGGTCGCGCTGATCGTCTCGACCCAGAGCACGTCGGCGCCGCCCGCCTTCAGGGCTTCGGCCTGTTCGTGGAAGATCTCGACCGCGCGGGCATAGGACAGCGGCCCCATCGGCTCCATGATGTCGCCGGTCGGTCCGACCGAGCCCGCCACCACAACCGGGCGACCGGCGGCATCGGCGATCTCGCGGCCGAGCTCCGCCGCCAGCCGGTTCAGCTCGCCGACCCGGTCCTGGGCGTGATGCAGGCGCAGCCGCGCGGCATTGCCGCCGAAGCTGTTGGTCAGAAAGATGTCGGACCCGGCCTCGACCGCGCCGCGATACAGCGCACGGATCCTGTCGGGGTGCTCGGCATTCCAGAATTCGGGGGCCTCGCCGGAGCCGAGCCCCATGTTGAACAGGGTGGTCCCGGTCGCGCCGTCGGCCATCAGCCAGTCGCGCTCGGCGAGCAGGCGGGAAAGGGCATCGGTCATCTGGGCAGTCCTCTCGCACTGAGGCCGGGCCGGTGGCGCCGTCGCGCGCCGGGCCCGGCCGAAGGTCCGACCCCCTGCGGTGCCCGCCCGGGCGGGCACCGCAGGGGTCAGGATTTGGGATCAGGATTCGCTCATGATCTGTTCCTTGGCGAGGGCCATCAGCTCGGCCATCTTGGCGCGCAGCGTCAGCTCGTCGGTCCTCTCGCCCAGATCGGCCGAAACCTTGCGGAACACGTCCTCGTCGCCGGCTTCCTCGAAATCGGCCTTCACCACCTGCTTGGCATAATCGAGCGAGGCCTCTTCGCTCAGACCCATGAGCTCGGCTGCCCAGAGGCCGAGAAGCTTGTTGCGCCGCGCCTCGGCCCTGAACTGAAGCTCCGAATCATGGGCGAACTTGTTTTCGAAAGCGAGTTCGCGGTCGTCGAACGTGGTCATAGGAGTACCCCCCATCGTGGAATTCCGGTGTTGCGTGCCATTTAGGTGAACTTCCCCGGCCTGCCTAGTGACAGGTTGGCAGGGGGCGCGACGAACGGCAAGGCCGCGCTTGGCGCGGACTCCGGTGAAGGATGCAAAAGATGGTGCGGAAGATAAGGCGGTGGCGGGGCGCAGCCGCCTTGCGGCAGCGCGCGCCTTGCACTACAAGCGCGTCAAACCGCGCGGGCAGGCACAGGCCTCCCGCGCCTGGCGCATTCGGAGTTTCCATGGCACGTCGGAAGAAGATCTACGAGGGCAAGGCAAAGGTTCTCTACGAAGGCCCCGAGCCCGGGACGCTGGTGCAGTATTTCAAGGATGACGCCACCGCATTCAATGCCGAGAAGCATGACGTGATCGAGGGCAAGGGCGTGCTGAACAACCGCCTGTCCGAGTTCTTCATGACGGGGCTGAACGCGATCGGGGTGCCGACCCATTTCATCAAGCGCATCAACATGCGCGAGCAGCTGATCCGTCAGGTCGAGATCATCCCGCTGGAAGTGGTCGTGCGCAACACCGCCGCCGGCTCGATGTCCAAGCGGCTCGGGATCGAGGAGGGCACCCAGCTGCCGCGCCCGATCATCGAGTTCTACTACAAGGATGACGGGCTGGGCGATCCGCTGGTCACCGAAGAGCATATCATCGCCTTCGGCTGGGCCAGCCAGCAGGACCTCGACGACATGGTGGCGCTGGCGCTCCGGGTCAACGACTTCCTGTCGGGGATCATGGTCGCGGTCGGCATCAAGCTGGTCGATTTCAAGATCGAGATCGGCCGGATCTGGGAAGGCGACTTCATGCGCCTTGTCGTCGCCGACGAGATCAGTCCCGACAGCTGCCGGCTCTGGGACGTCAAGACGGGCCAGCATCTCGACAAGGACGTGTTCCGCCGCGATCTGGGCTCGCTGACCGATGCCTATACCGAGGTGGCCAGGCGTCTGGGCGTGCTGCCGACCAATGTCACGCATCCGAGCAAGCCGACCCTGATCAATTGAAAGGGTAAGCGTGTTCGGCTTGTGTCATCACAGGGTTCGACCGAACACGACCCCAGACGAAGCGTGCGGGGCGGACGTCCCCGGCGCGACTGAGCGCGGGCTGCGGCCGGCGCAGTAGAGACCGCCGCGTCCGGAGGCAGAGCCGGGCGGGGCGGACAGGACCAGTAAAAGCCAAGGAAGGACGACCCGATGAAGGCCCGCGTTCATGTCATGCTGAAAGACGGCGTGCTCGACCCGCAGGGCGAGGCCGTGCGCCACGCGCTGGGAGCGCTCGGTTTCGAGGGGGTCGGCGGCGTCCGGCAGGGCAAGGTGATCGACCTCGATCTCGAGGCGACCGACAGGGCCGAGGCCGAGGCGCAGGTGCGCGAGATGTGCGAGAAGCTGCTCGCGAACACGGTGATCGAGCGTTACGACATCGAGATCGCCTGAGCGATGCGGGCGGCGGTCCTCACCGGGTGGCGCAAGCCGCTGGAAGTGTCCAAGGTAGACGACCCCGACTGCCCGCGGGACGGGGTGGTGCTGAAGGTGCTGGCCTGCGGCATCTGCCGCTCGGACTGGCATTCCTGGACCGGGGCCGACCCGGATGTGTCGCTGCCGCTGATCCCGGGTCATGAATATTGCGGCGTGGTCGAGGAAGTCGGCCCCGCCGTCACGCGCTGGAAGGTCGGGGACCGGGTGATCGCGCCCTTCATCCTGGCCTGCGGCCATTGCGCCGACTGCGCCTCCGGCCATCAGACCATCTGCGCCCATCAGCTTCTGCCGGGGTTCACCCTGGCCGGGGCCTTCGCCGAGCTGATCGCGGTGCCCTTCGCCGATGCCAACCTGACATCGCTGCCCGGAACCATGGAGCCCGCGCTTGCCGCCGCGCTCGGCTGTCGGGTGACCTCGGCCTGGCAGGCCCTGACCGGGCGCGCCGCGCTCCGGCCCGGGGAATGGCTTGCGGTCTTCGGCGGCGGCGGGGTCGGGGTCTCGGCGCTGCTGCTCGGCCGCGCGCTCGGGGCGCGGGTCGCGGTGGTCGATGTCGTGCCCGACAAGCTCGACTTTGCCCGCGCGCTTGGCGCCGATGCCACCATCGACGCGCGCGAGGGCAATGCGGCCGAGGAAATCCGCGAGATCACCGGCGGCGGCGCCCATGTCGCGCTCGAGGCGCTGGGCATTCCCGAAACCACCATCGGCGCGATGACCTCGCTGCGCAAGCTCGGCCGGATGGTGCAGGTGGGCATGCCGACCGGCAAGAACACCACCATGGCTTTGCCGATGGATACGGTCTATTCGCGCCAGCTTGCCGTTTTCGGCACCCGTGGCATGGCGACCTGGCGCTATCCCTCGCTGCTGTCGCTGATCGATGGCGGCCATGTCGACCTGACGCCGCTGATCGGCCGCCATGTCAAGCTGACCGAGGCCAGCGCCGAGCTGGCCGCCTTCGACGCGCCGGCGCCGCCCGGGGTCGCGGTCATCACCAATTTTCTCGCCTGAGGCTCGCCAGAGAGGAACCTGCCCCATGAAAGCCGCCGTTCTCGTATTCCCCGGGTCGAACTGCGACCGCGACCTCGCCGTGGCCTTCCGCAATGCGGGTGCCGATGTCACCATGGTCTGGCACAAGGAAAGCAGCCTGCCCGAGGGTGTCGATGTGGTGGGCATTCCGGGCGGCTTCTCCTTCGGCGACTATCTGCGCTGCGGCGCCATCGCGGCGCGCTCGCCGATCACCCGCGCGGTGATCGAGCATGCCGCGCGCGGCGGGTACGCGCTGGGGATCTGCAACGGCTTTCAGGTGCTGACCGAAACCGGCGTGCTGCCCGGCGCGCTGATGCGCAATGCCGGTCTGAAATTCGTCTGTCGCCCGGTGCCGCTGACGGTCGGGACCGCCGACAGCGCCTTTACCTCGGGCTATGCCCGGGGCCAGAAGATCACGATACCGGTCGCGCATCACGACGGGAACTATGTCGCCGATGCCGATCTGGTGGCGCGGCTGAGGGATGAGGACCGCATCGCCTTCACCTATGCCGAGGCCGTGAACGGCGCCACCGCCGACATCGCCGGTATCCTGTCCGAGAACCGCCGGGTTCTGGGCCTGATGCCGCATCCCGAACGGGCCGCCGAACCCGCCCATGGCGGGACCGACGGGGCGGCGCTTTTCCGCTCGCTGCTGGGGGCGCTCGTGCCGGCGTGACCCCGCGCCGCTTGAGCGTTCCGACCCGCGCGCGTAGGTTGCGGCCATGTCAAGTGCCCGGCGCAGCCCTTATCGGTCCGCATTCCCTCTGCGGGGGGCCTGGATCGTGCGTCTTGCGCTCTTCGTCCTGATCGCGATCGCGGTCGCGACGGTCTGGACCACCAATGCCTGGCTCACCGACCGGTTCACCGAAAGCACCCGCAGCCGCGCCCAGGTGCGGATGGCGCTTTATTCGGGCAACGTGGTCAGCGAGTTGCAGCGTGCCTCGGTGGTGCCGCTGCTGCTGTCGCGCGATCCGACGCTGATTCGCGCGCTGGAGAATGTCGATTTCTCGCAAAGCTCGCAGCTTCTGATTTCCTATGTCGACGAGATCGGCGCCGCCTCGCTGCAGCTTCTGGACGATAGCGGGCGGGTGGTCGCGGCCACCGACCGCTCGAAGATCGGCACCAACCTGCGCAGCGCGCCATTCTTCGTCGAGGCGTTGCGCTCGAACGATACCGTCTTCATCACCTCGCGCGCCGAGGCGGGCAATTTCACCTTCACCTATTCCCGCGCGATCATGGTCGACCGGCGCAAGGCGGGGGTGATCGTGGTCGGTGTCGATCTGGCCAAGTTCGAGCAGAGCTGGGCCGGGATTTCCGATGCCGTGATCGTGACCGACAGCGAGGGCCAGATCATCCTCGCGACCGAGCCGCGTTGGCGTGGCCGGCTGGTCGACGAGGCGCTCGAGGCGCGCTCGGCGCCCTCGGCCGTCGCGCGTGCGATCCAGGCCACCGCCGATTGGGGGGCGCTGCCGCCCGATGCCTATGTGATGGGCGAGGCGGTGATGCGCAACGAGGCGCGGATCCCGTTCCGCGGATGGCGCATCATCTCGTTCACCCCCTATGTCTCGATCCGCGACAAGGTGAATGCCGTGCTCGCGCTCGAGATCATGGGCTTTGCCATGCTGCTGGCGCTGTCCTTCTACCTGCTCTCGCGCCGGGCGCAGATGAAATCGCTGGGCTATCAGCGCGAGACGGTCGAGCTGCGCGAACTGAATGCCCGGCTCCAGCGCGAGATCGCCGAGCGCGAGCGGGCCGAGAAGAACCTCGAGGTGGCCGAGCAGACGCTGGAGCAAAGCTCGAAACTGGCGGCCCTGGGCGAGATGTCGGCGGCGATCAGCCATGAGCTGAACCAGCCGCTCGCGGCGATGAAGACCTATCTGGCGGGCGCCAGGCTGCTGCTGCAGCGCAAGCGCCCCGAGGAGGCATTGTCCTCGTTCCAGCGGATCGACGATCTGATCGAGCGTATGGGGGCGATCACCCGGCAGCTCAAGAGCTATGCCAGAAAGGGCGGCGACGCCTTCGAGCCGCTCGACATGCGTTTTTCCGTCTCCTCGGCGCTGTCGATGATGGAGCCGCAGCTCAAGCGGCGGAAGGTCACGATCACCCGCTCGGTCCCGCGCGAACCGGTGATGGTGATGGCCGACCGGATCCGGCTGGAACAGGTCATCATCAATCTCCTGCGCAACGCGCTCGACGCCACCCGCGAAAGCCCCGAGCCCCGGATCGACCTGATCCTCTCGGCCGGCGAGACCGCGACGCTGACGGTGCGCGACAACGGCCATGGGATAGAGGACATCGACAAGCTGTTCGAACCGTTTTACACCACCAAGCAGTCCGGTGATGGTGTCGGACTGGGGCTCGCGATCTCGTCGAGCATTGTCGCCGATCTCGGCGGGCGGCTGACCGCCCGCAACGCGCGCGAGGAGGGGGCGGTCTTCGAGGTGCAGCTCCCCGTAT is part of the Rhodovulum sp. MB263 genome and encodes:
- the purQ gene encoding phosphoribosylformylglycinamidine synthase subunit PurQ; amino-acid sequence: MKAAVLVFPGSNCDRDLAVAFRNAGADVTMVWHKESSLPEGVDVVGIPGGFSFGDYLRCGAIAARSPITRAVIEHAARGGYALGICNGFQVLTETGVLPGALMRNAGLKFVCRPVPLTVGTADSAFTSGYARGQKITIPVAHHDGNYVADADLVARLRDEDRIAFTYAEAVNGATADIAGILSENRRVLGLMPHPERAAEPAHGGTDGAALFRSLLGALVPA
- the purC gene encoding phosphoribosylaminoimidazolesuccinocarboxamide synthase is translated as MARRKKIYEGKAKVLYEGPEPGTLVQYFKDDATAFNAEKHDVIEGKGVLNNRLSEFFMTGLNAIGVPTHFIKRINMREQLIRQVEIIPLEVVVRNTAAGSMSKRLGIEEGTQLPRPIIEFYYKDDGLGDPLVTEEHIIAFGWASQQDLDDMVALALRVNDFLSGIMVAVGIKLVDFKIEIGRIWEGDFMRLVVADEISPDSCRLWDVKTGQHLDKDVFRRDLGSLTDAYTEVARRLGVLPTNVTHPSKPTLIN
- a CDS encoding ATP-binding protein, which gives rise to MSSARRSPYRSAFPLRGAWIVRLALFVLIAIAVATVWTTNAWLTDRFTESTRSRAQVRMALYSGNVVSELQRASVVPLLLSRDPTLIRALENVDFSQSSQLLISYVDEIGAASLQLLDDSGRVVAATDRSKIGTNLRSAPFFVEALRSNDTVFITSRAEAGNFTFTYSRAIMVDRRKAGVIVVGVDLAKFEQSWAGISDAVIVTDSEGQIILATEPRWRGRLVDEALEARSAPSAVARAIQATADWGALPPDAYVMGEAVMRNEARIPFRGWRIISFTPYVSIRDKVNAVLALEIMGFAMLLALSFYLLSRRAQMKSLGYQRETVELRELNARLQREIAERERAEKNLEVAEQTLEQSSKLAALGEMSAAISHELNQPLAAMKTYLAGARLLLQRKRPEEALSSFQRIDDLIERMGAITRQLKSYARKGGDAFEPLDMRFSVSSALSMMEPQLKRRKVTITRSVPREPVMVMADRIRLEQVIINLLRNALDATRESPEPRIDLILSAGETATLTVRDNGHGIEDIDKLFEPFYTTKQSGDGVGLGLAISSSIVADLGGRLTARNAREEGAVFEVQLPVLNQDKEAAE
- the bmt gene encoding betaine--homocysteine S-methyltransferase, coding for MTDALSRLLAERDWLMADGATGTTLFNMGLGSGEAPEFWNAEHPDRIRALYRGAVEAGSDIFLTNSFGGNAARLRLHHAQDRVGELNRLAAELGREIADAAGRPVVVAGSVGPTGDIMEPMGPLSYARAVEIFHEQAEALKAGGADVLWVETISATEEFRAAAEAARLAGMPWCGTMSFDTAGRTMMGVTSAGLADLVEKLPCPPQAFGANCGVGASDLLRTVLGFAASGSERPIIAKGNAGIPRYVDGHIHYDGTPELMADYAVLARDCGATIIGGCCGTTPEHLKAMRAALETRSTGPRPSLDEITERLGGFSSASDGTGEGESPVRATRRRRRS
- a CDS encoding zinc-dependent alcohol dehydrogenase family protein; this encodes MRAAVLTGWRKPLEVSKVDDPDCPRDGVVLKVLACGICRSDWHSWTGADPDVSLPLIPGHEYCGVVEEVGPAVTRWKVGDRVIAPFILACGHCADCASGHQTICAHQLLPGFTLAGAFAELIAVPFADANLTSLPGTMEPALAAALGCRVTSAWQALTGRAALRPGEWLAVFGGGGVGVSALLLGRALGARVAVVDVVPDKLDFARALGADATIDAREGNAAEEIREITGGGAHVALEALGIPETTIGAMTSLRKLGRMVQVGMPTGKNTTMALPMDTVYSRQLAVFGTRGMATWRYPSLLSLIDGGHVDLTPLIGRHVKLTEASAELAAFDAPAPPGVAVITNFLA
- the purS gene encoding phosphoribosylformylglycinamidine synthase subunit PurS produces the protein MKARVHVMLKDGVLDPQGEAVRHALGALGFEGVGGVRQGKVIDLDLEATDRAEAEAQVREMCEKLLANTVIERYDIEIA
- a CDS encoding DUF1476 domain-containing protein encodes the protein MTTFDDRELAFENKFAHDSELQFRAEARRNKLLGLWAAELMGLSEEASLDYAKQVVKADFEEAGDEDVFRKVSADLGERTDELTLRAKMAELMALAKEQIMSES